One Sphingomonas sp. OV641 genomic window carries:
- a CDS encoding cell wall hydrolase: MTFALHPSERASLRRMRGPARLRAWRQAAAIALPIVAVISVIVLGTLMLVDRGAFTTSGRADIIAVPASHANGPDTAFLASPGDGATGTAPLPPLPAEMRGLSGAATGIVAARPFAMRGGTALDRARASECLTAAIYYEAASESDAGQRAVAQVVLNRVRHPAFPATVCGVVYQGAERVSGCQFSFACDGAMARTPSRAGWARAARTAAAALAGYVFAPVGLATHYHTYAVTPVWNRSLVMTDAIGAHFFHRWKGIWGTAAAFHQPYAGGEPLPGPPVRSIAPVIALNHAVAVAPSSASAAAAITVAPALQPRLQESGAPVAIAPPAENSLPDSQILDRWKDSGKPLR; this comes from the coding sequence ATGACCTTCGCGCTGCATCCCAGCGAGCGCGCCTCGCTTCGCCGGATGCGCGGTCCGGCTCGCTTGCGTGCATGGCGTCAGGCTGCGGCGATCGCGTTGCCGATCGTCGCCGTCATTTCCGTGATCGTGCTCGGTACGTTGATGCTCGTCGACCGGGGTGCGTTCACCACATCCGGGCGGGCGGACATCATCGCCGTACCCGCTTCGCACGCCAATGGCCCAGATACAGCATTCCTCGCGTCGCCCGGCGATGGTGCCACCGGCACCGCCCCATTGCCTCCGCTACCGGCGGAGATGCGCGGCCTCTCGGGCGCCGCAACCGGGATTGTTGCCGCACGCCCCTTCGCGATGCGCGGCGGCACGGCGCTTGATCGCGCTCGTGCGTCGGAATGCCTGACTGCCGCCATTTATTACGAGGCCGCATCCGAGTCCGACGCAGGCCAACGTGCGGTGGCGCAGGTCGTGCTCAACCGGGTGCGCCATCCCGCCTTTCCCGCAACGGTCTGCGGCGTGGTGTACCAGGGGGCGGAGCGCGTTAGCGGTTGCCAGTTCAGCTTTGCCTGTGACGGGGCGATGGCCCGCACGCCTTCCCGCGCCGGCTGGGCACGCGCCGCACGAACGGCGGCGGCGGCGCTCGCCGGCTATGTCTTTGCGCCCGTTGGGCTGGCGACGCACTACCACACTTATGCCGTGACGCCTGTGTGGAACCGTTCGCTGGTGATGACGGACGCGATCGGCGCGCACTTCTTCCACCGCTGGAAAGGCATATGGGGCACTGCCGCCGCCTTTCACCAGCCTTATGCCGGCGGAGAGCCCTTGCCCGGTCCGCCTGTTCGCAGCATTGCGCCAGTCATCGCCCTGAACCACGCGGTTGCCGTGGCGCCGTCCAGCGCCAGCGCTGCTGCCGCTATCACCGTTGCGCCTGCGCTTCAGCCGCGTCTTCAGGAAAGCGGCGCGCCGGTCGCCATCGCCCCACCCGCTGAGAACAGCCTCCCGGACTCGCAGATCCTTGATCGTTGGAAGGACAGCGGAAAGCCGCTGCGCTGA
- a CDS encoding heme exporter protein CcmB, producing the protein MIALVLRDVRRGYGSGGATLTLGFFLLVAILFPFAIGPDAKLLARVGGGVIWAAALLAALLPVERLIAPDLEGGVFDQLVVRGHSLPIVAAAKIAGHWIAFAPPVIGAALLSAALLGLEPSTTVTVLAGLAIGTPGLAALAVATGALTAGLRGAGAIAGLVLLPLAIPLLIFGAGAIDSGPGGLKLLGAVSLLLVAGAPFVSAAAIRIGME; encoded by the coding sequence ATGATCGCGCTGGTTCTGCGTGACGTGCGTCGCGGCTATGGCAGCGGCGGTGCCACCCTGACACTCGGTTTCTTTCTGCTCGTCGCGATCCTGTTTCCCTTTGCGATCGGGCCTGATGCCAAGCTGCTCGCGCGTGTGGGCGGGGGCGTGATCTGGGCGGCGGCGCTGCTGGCGGCGCTGCTGCCCGTGGAGCGGCTGATCGCGCCCGATCTGGAGGGCGGGGTATTCGATCAACTGGTGGTGCGTGGCCATTCGTTGCCGATCGTGGCGGCGGCAAAGATTGCTGGGCATTGGATCGCCTTCGCCCCGCCGGTTATCGGAGCGGCGCTGCTGTCGGCGGCGTTGCTGGGGCTGGAGCCCAGCACAACCGTGACGGTGCTGGCCGGACTGGCGATCGGCACGCCCGGGCTGGCAGCGTTGGCGGTCGCGACGGGCGCACTGACGGCGGGACTGCGCGGCGCGGGCGCCATCGCCGGGCTGGTGCTGCTGCCGCTCGCCATTCCGCTGCTGATCTTCGGCGCAGGCGCGATCGACAGCGGGCCGGGCGGGCTGAAGCTGCTTGGCGCGGTCAGCCTGCTGCTGGTCGCAGGAGCACCGTTCGTCAGCGCGGCGGCCATTCGAATTGGCATGGAATAG
- the ccmA gene encoding heme ABC exporter ATP-binding protein CcmA: MSAALALTDLACRRGGRLLFAGLSLHVAPGGALVVTGANGCGKSSLLRVIAGLLPPFAGALEVSGRIALLGEASALDADRPLGTALNFWAKLDGLTDPAARVATALADMALADIADVPVRLLSTGQRRRAAMARVIASGADLWLLDEPATGLDTASVALLEEAVGRHRANGGLAIIATHQPLDVPNAATVDLAAYRAVAA; the protein is encoded by the coding sequence TTGAGCGCGGCGCTGGCGCTGACGGATCTGGCGTGCCGGCGCGGCGGGCGGCTGCTGTTCGCCGGCCTGTCGCTCCATGTCGCCCCGGGTGGTGCATTGGTGGTGACGGGCGCCAACGGCTGCGGCAAATCGAGCCTGTTGCGCGTGATCGCCGGATTGCTGCCGCCGTTCGCGGGCGCGTTGGAGGTGAGCGGGCGGATCGCGCTGCTGGGCGAAGCGAGCGCGCTGGACGCGGATCGCCCGCTGGGTACGGCGCTCAACTTCTGGGCGAAGCTGGACGGGCTGACAGATCCGGCCGCGCGTGTCGCAACCGCCCTCGCCGACATGGCGCTCGCGGATATCGCCGATGTGCCCGTCCGATTGCTGTCGACCGGGCAGCGGCGGCGCGCCGCCATGGCGCGGGTCATCGCCAGCGGCGCGGATCTGTGGCTGCTGGACGAGCCTGCCACCGGGCTGGATACCGCTTCCGTCGCGCTGCTTGAAGAAGCGGTCGGGCGGCATCGCGCTAATGGTGGGCTGGCGATTATCGCGACTCACCAGCCGCTCGACGTGCCGAATGCGGCGACGGTCGACCTGGCCGCCTATCGCGCGGTGGCGGCATGA
- a CDS encoding metallopeptidase family protein — protein sequence MSGQDLPGEPPSLAAIERHARQVIARLPEAFRAHLGDVVLLVEEEADAETLASVGLEHPLELTGVYHGRPIGDKSAFDSGAMPDRIHLYRQAILAEWCETGVRLDDLVAHVTIHEIGHHFGLSDDDMHALEDAVAD from the coding sequence ATGAGCGGACAAGACCTTCCCGGCGAACCGCCCTCGCTGGCGGCGATCGAGCGCCACGCGCGGCAGGTGATCGCCCGCCTGCCCGAGGCATTCCGCGCGCATCTGGGCGACGTGGTGCTTCTGGTCGAGGAAGAGGCGGATGCCGAAACGCTCGCGAGCGTCGGACTGGAGCATCCGCTGGAGCTGACGGGCGTGTATCACGGCCGGCCGATCGGGGACAAATCCGCATTCGACTCCGGCGCGATGCCCGATCGTATCCACCTGTACCGGCAGGCTATCCTGGCCGAATGGTGCGAAACCGGCGTGCGGCTGGACGATCTGGTGGCGCATGTCACCATTCATGAGATCGGCCATCATTTCGGGCTCAGCGACGATGACATGCACGCGCTAGAGGACGCGGTGGCGGATTGA
- a CDS encoding 4a-hydroxytetrahydrobiopterin dehydratase produces the protein MVDQLSEAERADALDSLADWDYDEGRDAITRTIVFTDFAEAFGFMTQVALIAERADHHPEWTNVWNRVEITLTTHDAGGLSERDLELAAAIDSILDG, from the coding sequence GTGGTCGATCAACTGAGCGAAGCCGAACGGGCCGATGCACTCGATAGCCTGGCCGACTGGGATTACGACGAGGGGCGCGATGCGATCACCCGCACCATCGTGTTTACCGATTTCGCCGAGGCGTTCGGCTTTATGACTCAGGTTGCGCTCATCGCAGAGCGTGCCGATCACCATCCAGAGTGGACCAACGTCTGGAACCGGGTGGAAATCACGTTGACTACGCATGACGCCGGCGGCCTCTCCGAACGCGACCTGGAACTTGCAGCCGCGATCGACTCCATTCTCGACGGCTGA
- a CDS encoding DEAD/DEAH box helicase codes for MTFDILPAPLAGALAERGYQAPTPVQAAVIEPDAAGRDLIVSARTGSGKTVAFGMAMAAELLGDDNRIIPSREPHALVIAPTRELALQVSRELIWLYGPTGARIVTCVGGMDASKERRNLNHGAHIVVGTPGRLRDHLERGALELSALKVAVLDEADEMLDMGFREDLEEILDGTPDTRRTLLFSATMPKPIVQLAKRYQKDALRISTVEEDRGHGDISYQAVAVSPSDIEHAVINLLRLHEAETAILFCATRDNVRHLHASLVERGFAAVALSGEHSQNERNAALQALRDRRARVCVATDVAARGIDLPSLSLVIHVELPRDGETLQHRSGRTGRAGKKGTAVLIVPYQRRRWAESMLRNAKIPVEWMSAPTPEDVRAKDRDRLLSQLLAPVEVDEEDRALAEKLIGEKSPEDIAAALVRAYRAAMPEPEEIIAATPEAHRAAQREKHRPGFDDVLWFRMNLGRRQNADPRWILPLICRRGNLTKNDVGAIRIGPNETAFQVPRALANKFMAAVAKTASADDDVLIEPSDNAPGPVRAPAGTRQYAPRPTGARQRGDGPPRGGPRRGNNERR; via the coding sequence ATGACATTTGACATTCTACCCGCGCCGCTCGCCGGTGCGCTCGCCGAGCGTGGCTATCAGGCGCCCACTCCTGTCCAGGCCGCCGTTATCGAACCGGACGCTGCGGGGCGGGATCTCATCGTGTCGGCCCGGACCGGCTCGGGCAAGACCGTTGCGTTCGGCATGGCCATGGCGGCGGAGCTGTTGGGCGACGATAACCGCATCATCCCCTCGCGTGAGCCGCACGCGCTGGTCATCGCGCCGACGCGCGAACTCGCGCTTCAGGTCAGCCGTGAGCTTATCTGGCTCTACGGTCCGACGGGCGCGCGCATCGTCACCTGCGTCGGCGGCATGGACGCCAGCAAGGAACGCCGCAACCTGAATCACGGCGCGCACATCGTCGTCGGCACGCCCGGCCGTTTGCGCGACCACCTGGAGCGCGGCGCGCTGGAGCTATCGGCGCTTAAGGTCGCGGTGCTCGACGAGGCGGACGAGATGCTCGACATGGGCTTCCGCGAGGATCTGGAGGAGATCCTCGACGGTACGCCCGACACCCGTCGCACGCTTCTGTTCTCGGCCACCATGCCGAAGCCGATCGTTCAGCTTGCCAAGCGGTATCAGAAGGACGCGCTCCGCATCTCCACCGTGGAGGAGGATCGCGGCCATGGTGACATCAGCTATCAGGCGGTCGCGGTCAGCCCGTCGGACATCGAACATGCCGTGATCAACCTGCTCCGCCTGCATGAGGCGGAAACGGCGATCCTGTTCTGCGCCACGCGCGACAATGTCCGCCACCTGCACGCTAGCCTCGTCGAACGTGGCTTTGCGGCGGTCGCGCTATCGGGCGAGCATAGCCAGAATGAGCGCAACGCCGCGCTTCAGGCGCTGCGTGATCGCCGCGCCCGGGTCTGCGTTGCGACCGACGTCGCGGCGCGCGGCATCGATCTGCCCAGCCTGAGCCTCGTCATTCACGTCGAGCTGCCGCGCGATGGGGAGACGCTGCAGCACCGCTCCGGCCGGACGGGTCGCGCTGGCAAGAAGGGGACGGCCGTGCTGATCGTTCCCTATCAGCGCCGTCGCTGGGCCGAATCCATGCTGCGCAACGCCAAGATTCCGGTCGAATGGATGTCCGCACCCACGCCGGAGGACGTGCGCGCCAAGGATCGCGATCGCTTGCTGTCGCAGCTCCTTGCCCCCGTCGAGGTGGACGAGGAGGACCGCGCGCTCGCGGAGAAGCTGATCGGCGAAAAGAGCCCCGAGGATATCGCCGCCGCCCTGGTCCGCGCCTATCGGGCCGCCATGCCGGAGCCGGAAGAGATTATCGCCGCCACGCCGGAGGCGCATCGCGCGGCGCAGCGTGAAAAGCATCGGCCCGGCTTCGATGACGTCCTGTGGTTCCGCATGAACCTTGGCCGCCGCCAGAATGCCGATCCGCGCTGGATCCTGCCGCTGATCTGCCGTCGCGGCAACCTGACCAAGAATGATGTGGGCGCGATCCGCATCGGCCCGAACGAGACGGCGTTTCAGGTGCCGCGCGCGCTTGCGAACAAGTTCATGGCTGCCGTGGCAAAGACGGCGAGCGCCGATGATGACGTGCTGATCGAGCCGTCGGACAATGCGCCGGGCCCGGTCCGCGCACCGGCGGGCACGCGCCAATATGCGCCGCGCCCGACCGGAGCGCGCCAGCGTGGCGATGGTCCGCCTCGCGGTGGTCCGCGCCGCGGCAACAACGAGCGTCGCTGA
- a CDS encoding NAD(P)-dependent alcohol dehydrogenase: protein MRTIQLQKPGGLDRLQVTDTERQAPGRGEILVRVGASSLNFHDYAVVTGMIPTPDGRIPMSDGAGEVVEVGEGVSEFAVGDKVVSTFFPHWMDGEPAREVMGDVPGDGADGFAREYVTAPATSFTRAPKGFSDAESATLTCAGLTAWRALAVNGQVKSGDTVLVQGTGGVSIFALQFAKAAGATVIATSSSDEKLDRLREMGADHLINYRQDEKWGETARKLTGGRGVDHVVEIGGSGTMPQSIAAARIGGHIALIGVLAGIGGNVPTVFVMQQNQRIVGLTVGARRHQQDMIRAIEANGIRPVIDRHFPLEQIADAFRHQESGKHFGKICLDI, encoded by the coding sequence ATGCGCACGATCCAGTTGCAGAAGCCGGGCGGGCTTGACCGGCTGCAGGTAACCGACACCGAGCGGCAGGCGCCCGGACGCGGCGAGATCCTGGTCCGCGTCGGTGCCAGCTCGCTGAACTTTCACGATTATGCCGTGGTTACCGGCATGATCCCGACCCCCGACGGCCGCATTCCCATGTCGGACGGCGCCGGTGAGGTGGTCGAGGTTGGCGAGGGCGTCAGCGAGTTCGCCGTTGGCGACAAGGTCGTCTCTACCTTCTTCCCGCACTGGATGGATGGCGAGCCGGCACGCGAAGTGATGGGTGACGTGCCGGGCGATGGCGCCGACGGGTTCGCCCGCGAATATGTCACCGCCCCCGCGACTTCGTTCACCCGCGCGCCGAAGGGCTTTTCCGACGCAGAATCCGCCACCCTCACCTGCGCCGGTCTGACCGCATGGCGCGCGCTGGCGGTGAACGGTCAGGTAAAAAGCGGCGATACCGTGCTGGTCCAGGGCACCGGCGGCGTATCCATCTTCGCGCTGCAATTTGCCAAGGCTGCCGGCGCGACGGTGATCGCAACCTCGTCGTCCGACGAGAAGCTCGACCGGCTGCGTGAGATGGGCGCGGATCATCTGATCAATTATCGCCAGGACGAGAAATGGGGCGAAACCGCGCGCAAGCTGACCGGCGGGCGCGGGGTCGACCATGTCGTGGAGATTGGTGGATCGGGCACCATGCCGCAATCGATCGCGGCGGCCCGGATCGGCGGCCACATCGCGCTGATCGGGGTGCTCGCCGGCATCGGCGGCAACGTGCCCACCGTCTTCGTCATGCAGCAGAACCAGCGCATCGTCGGCCTGACGGTCGGCGCGCGCCGGCATCAGCAGGACATGATCCGCGCCATCGAGGCAAACGGCATCCGTCCGGTGATCGATCGTCATTTCCCGCTCGAACAGATTGCCGATGCCTTTCGCCACCAGGAATCGGGCAAGCATTTCGGCAAGATCTGCCTCGACATCTGA
- a CDS encoding SDR family oxidoreductase, translating to MSERTVLIAGASGVIGQSAVARFAAEGWRVIAVSRRAPDVAAGAHVRHLSLDLRDSAACRAAAGAFAEVTHVVYAALYEKPGLYAGWFEQDQMDTNLAMMRNLMEPLFEAARGLRHVSVLQGTKAYGAHLHQIAVPARERSPRDPHANFYWLQEDYLRAQRTGADWSLTIWRPQVVFGGATGVAMNIVPVIGAYAAIQRELGRPLTYPGRPGGVSEAVDADLIADALLWAGEAERARDETFNITNGDVFTWADTWPAIARALGMEPAFGAPFALVDYLGGHAGVWDDVVRRHGLRATPLPDLLGESHHYADLLFGVHAPPEATRAPVLVSTIKLRQAGFGECIDTEQMFAKWLARLAERRIIPPPG from the coding sequence ATGAGCGAGCGGACCGTTCTGATCGCGGGCGCGAGCGGGGTGATCGGCCAATCGGCGGTGGCGCGCTTCGCCGCCGAGGGATGGCGCGTCATCGCCGTCTCGCGCCGTGCCCCCGACGTGGCGGCCGGCGCGCATGTTCGGCATCTGTCGCTTGACCTGCGGGACAGCGCCGCCTGCCGGGCGGCGGCGGGTGCGTTCGCCGAGGTGACGCACGTCGTCTACGCAGCGCTGTACGAGAAGCCCGGCCTCTATGCCGGGTGGTTCGAGCAGGACCAGATGGACACTAATCTGGCGATGATGCGCAACCTGATGGAGCCGTTGTTCGAAGCCGCGCGTGGGCTTCGCCATGTCAGCGTGCTTCAGGGCACCAAGGCTTATGGCGCGCATCTCCATCAGATCGCCGTTCCGGCACGCGAGCGCTCACCGCGCGATCCTCATGCCAATTTTTACTGGCTGCAGGAGGATTATCTGCGCGCGCAGCGGACGGGTGCGGATTGGTCGCTGACGATCTGGCGGCCGCAGGTGGTGTTCGGCGGCGCAACCGGTGTGGCGATGAACATCGTACCGGTAATCGGCGCCTATGCCGCCATCCAGCGCGAACTGGGCCGGCCGCTCACCTATCCAGGGCGGCCGGGCGGCGTGTCGGAAGCGGTGGATGCCGATCTGATCGCGGACGCGCTATTATGGGCTGGCGAGGCGGAGCGCGCCCGGGACGAGACGTTCAACATCACCAACGGCGATGTCTTCACCTGGGCCGATACATGGCCGGCGATCGCCCGGGCGCTTGGCATGGAGCCGGCGTTTGGTGCGCCATTCGCGCTGGTCGACTACCTCGGCGGGCATGCGGGCGTGTGGGACGATGTGGTGCGGCGGCATGGGCTGCGCGCCACGCCGCTACCCGATCTATTGGGAGAATCGCACCATTATGCCGATCTGCTGTTCGGCGTACACGCCCCGCCAGAGGCGACGCGGGCGCCGGTGCTGGTGAGCACGATCAAGCTGCGCCAGGCGGGCTTTGGCGAGTGCATCGATACCGAGCAGATGTTCGCCAAATGGCTGGCGCGGCTGGCCGAGCGACGGATCATTCCGCCGCCCGGCTGA
- a CDS encoding amidohydrolase family protein — protein MKFYAASLVSLAALVAHGASAQNAGSAPSAAAAKPKWDVNAPPGATIRQVPIRVNEGSWMDVDVSPDGRTIAFTLLGDIYTMPITGGTPTRIAEGLAYEVQPRFSPDGRRIAFTSDRGGGDNIWVMNTDGSDKRQVTREDFRLLNQPSWSKDGRFIVAKKHFTTGRSLGTGEVWMYHVSGGAGVPLVKRPNEAHQKELGEPIYAADGKSVFYTKNVTPGPIFEYAQDSNTDLFDIERYDLQTGEVTKAVTGAGGSVRPTPSPDGKKIAFVRREATRSKLYVKDLASGEERKIYDDLDQDVQETWAVTGVYPNMAWLPDNSGLVFWAKGKIQRIDADGTNAREIPFTINDTRGVIDGSHPQVTVAPDRFTTAMPRFASVSPDGRQVVFETLGKLWVKPVAGGAPRRLTRGDDGFELFPSWSHDGKSLVFVSWTDDGLGRLRVIGATGGTARDVIGQPGHYARPRFSPDGKTIVFERTGSGRLTSPKWAEDAGVYRVATAGGAVTRVARGAASPQFGPNNDRLFMLEDERKDGKSVRQLISTDLSGQDKRVHANGELATDYIVSPTGEYVAFRQNYAAYVVPLMPGSQTIALSPDAKALPVTRVSAGGADYLNWSNDGTRLHWSLGPTLYTVETASLFAAAPRADGTPAFVPPTTGVSLAMEQAAAKPTGTVAITGARLVTMAGTDGGIIDDGVVVIRGDRILAVGPRASTAVPAGATIVDAAGKTIIPGLIDAHAHGPAGTDELIPQRNWSMMQNLALGTTTLHDPSNRASEIFTASEMQRAGLILAPRIFSTGEAVYGAKATDVYAQIDSFDDALAHVRRLKAQGGHSVKNYNQPRREQRQQVTEASRRENMQVVAEGGSIYGLDVTHIADGNSTIEHNIPLEVFYDDIVQFFSQSKTNYTPTLVVTFGGLAADPYWRQHTDLFAHPLLQAHTPPAQLRAESARRLMAPESDYVDDESAREAHKLAKRGVLVSIGAHGQQAGMSAHWELWSFVRGGMTPLEALRAGTIVPAQSLGMAKDIGSLEVGKLADLLVLDADPTADIRNSDKVRQVMLGGRLYDAATLNEVATGTAKRGAYFWEAGTSAQ, from the coding sequence ATGAAGTTTTACGCGGCGTCGCTCGTTTCTCTTGCCGCGCTTGTTGCGCATGGCGCCTCGGCCCAGAACGCGGGCAGCGCTCCCTCCGCCGCCGCTGCCAAGCCGAAATGGGATGTAAACGCCCCTCCCGGCGCAACCATTCGTCAGGTGCCAATCCGGGTGAACGAAGGCAGCTGGATGGACGTGGACGTCAGCCCGGACGGCCGCACAATCGCCTTCACCCTGCTCGGCGATATCTACACCATGCCGATCACCGGCGGCACGCCGACCCGCATTGCCGAGGGGCTCGCCTACGAGGTGCAGCCGCGCTTCTCGCCCGATGGCCGGCGCATCGCCTTCACCTCCGATCGCGGCGGCGGCGACAACATCTGGGTGATGAACACCGACGGCAGCGACAAGCGCCAGGTAACGCGTGAGGACTTCCGCCTCCTCAATCAGCCGAGCTGGAGCAAGGACGGTCGCTTCATCGTCGCCAAGAAGCATTTCACCACCGGGCGCTCCCTGGGCACCGGCGAGGTATGGATGTACCACGTCTCGGGCGGTGCCGGCGTACCACTGGTGAAGCGGCCGAACGAGGCGCACCAGAAGGAGCTGGGGGAGCCGATCTATGCCGCCGACGGCAAGTCGGTGTTCTACACCAAGAACGTCACACCCGGCCCGATCTTCGAATATGCGCAGGACTCCAACACCGACCTGTTCGATATCGAGCGATACGACCTGCAGACCGGAGAGGTGACGAAGGCGGTAACGGGCGCCGGCGGTTCGGTTCGCCCCACGCCCTCACCCGATGGCAAGAAGATCGCCTTTGTCCGCCGCGAGGCCACCCGGTCGAAGCTCTACGTAAAGGATCTCGCCTCGGGCGAGGAGCGCAAGATCTATGACGATCTCGATCAGGACGTGCAGGAAACCTGGGCGGTCACCGGCGTGTATCCGAACATGGCATGGCTGCCGGACAACAGCGGCCTGGTCTTCTGGGCGAAGGGCAAGATCCAGCGCATCGATGCCGATGGCACCAATGCGCGTGAGATCCCCTTCACCATCAACGACACGCGCGGGGTGATCGACGGGTCGCACCCGCAGGTCACGGTGGCGCCCGATCGCTTCACCACCGCCATGCCGCGCTTCGCCAGCGTCTCACCAGACGGGCGTCAGGTCGTGTTCGAGACGCTCGGCAAATTGTGGGTGAAGCCGGTGGCCGGCGGCGCGCCCCGCCGCCTGACCCGTGGCGATGACGGCTTTGAACTGTTTCCGAGCTGGTCGCACGACGGCAAGAGCCTCGTGTTCGTCAGCTGGACCGATGATGGCCTTGGGCGCCTGCGCGTGATCGGCGCCACCGGCGGCACGGCGCGCGACGTGATCGGCCAACCCGGCCATTATGCCCGCCCGCGCTTCTCGCCCGACGGCAAGACCATCGTCTTCGAGCGTACGGGCTCCGGGCGTCTGACCAGCCCTAAATGGGCAGAGGATGCCGGCGTCTACCGCGTCGCCACGGCGGGCGGCGCCGTCACCCGTGTGGCGCGCGGCGCTGCCTCGCCGCAATTCGGCCCGAACAACGATCGCCTGTTCATGCTGGAGGACGAGCGCAAGGACGGCAAGTCGGTGCGCCAGCTCATCAGCACCGATCTGTCGGGGCAGGACAAGCGCGTCCACGCCAATGGCGAGCTTGCGACGGACTATATCGTGTCGCCCACCGGCGAATATGTCGCCTTCCGCCAGAACTACGCCGCTTACGTCGTGCCGCTGATGCCCGGCAGCCAGACCATCGCCCTGTCTCCCGATGCCAAGGCGCTGCCGGTTACCCGCGTCAGCGCGGGCGGCGCGGATTATTTAAACTGGTCGAACGACGGCACACGCCTGCACTGGAGCCTCGGGCCGACGCTCTACACCGTGGAAACGGCCAGCCTTTTCGCCGCCGCTCCCCGCGCCGATGGCACGCCGGCGTTCGTGCCGCCGACGACCGGCGTCTCGCTGGCGATGGAGCAGGCTGCGGCCAAGCCGACCGGCACGGTCGCGATCACCGGCGCACGCCTCGTCACCATGGCAGGCACGGATGGCGGCATCATCGATGATGGCGTGGTGGTGATCCGCGGCGATCGGATCCTCGCGGTCGGCCCGCGAGCCTCCACCGCAGTCCCGGCGGGCGCGACCATCGTCGACGCGGCCGGCAAGACGATCATTCCCGGGCTGATCGATGCGCACGCCCATGGCCCTGCCGGGACTGACGAGCTGATCCCGCAGCGCAACTGGTCGATGATGCAGAACCTCGCGCTCGGCACGACGACGCTGCACGATCCGTCGAACCGCGCCAGCGAGATCTTTACCGCATCGGAAATGCAGCGCGCCGGGTTGATCCTCGCGCCGCGCATCTTCTCCACCGGCGAGGCGGTCTACGGCGCCAAGGCGACGGACGTATACGCGCAGATCGACAGCTTCGACGACGCGCTGGCCCATGTCCGCCGGCTGAAGGCGCAGGGCGGGCACAGCGTGAAGAACTACAACCAGCCACGCCGCGAGCAGCGCCAGCAGGTGACGGAGGCCAGCCGACGCGAGAACATGCAGGTTGTGGCGGAGGGCGGCTCGATCTACGGCCTGGACGTCACGCATATCGCGGACGGCAATTCCACGATCGAGCATAACATCCCGTTGGAGGTGTTCTACGACGATATCGTTCAGTTCTTCTCCCAGTCGAAGACGAACTACACGCCAACGCTGGTCGTTACCTTTGGTGGGCTGGCGGCCGATCCTTACTGGCGTCAGCACACCGATCTGTTCGCCCACCCGCTGCTTCAGGCGCATACGCCGCCGGCACAGCTGCGCGCGGAATCGGCGCGGCGGCTGATGGCGCCGGAAAGCGATTATGTGGACGATGAAAGCGCGCGCGAGGCGCACAAGCTCGCCAAGCGCGGCGTGCTCGTGTCGATCGGCGCGCATGGTCAGCAGGCTGGCATGAGCGCTCATTGGGAGCTGTGGTCCTTCGTGCGCGGCGGCATGACGCCGCTGGAGGCGCTGCGTGCCGGCACCATCGTTCCCGCCCAGTCGCTCGGCATGGCGAAGGACATCGGCTCGCTGGAGGTTGGCAAGCTTGCCGATCTGCTGGTGCTGGATGCTGATCCCACGGCGGATATCCGCAACAGCGACAAGGTGCGCCAGGTCATGCTGGGCGGCCGGCTCTATGATGCGGCCACCTTGAACGAGGTCGCGACCGGCACGGCCAAGCGCGGCGCCTATTTCTGGGAGGCCGGTACCAGCGCCCAGTGA